A portion of the Halopelagius inordinatus genome contains these proteins:
- a CDS encoding ABC transporter ATP-binding protein has product MDKVLVAESVRKSYGDVDALSGVSLSVAEGEVFGLIGPNGAGKTTLVRALTGTTDVEGTVSILGSPPESADESRVGLLPQSFSPASRLTARELVSYYAGLYDEARDPEAVLADVGIKGDDADAWYENLSGGQKRRTCVAAALVNDPDVLFLDEPTTGIDPAGRRSLWELLESLADGGTTVFLTSHSMAEVERLSDRVGLLADGELVAVGTPAELVDAHGGDSRLLVETAADPDPAALADSRFRVSTRGVGLVFEGLTPRDIGDAVRALDDAGVSFDSLTWTQPDLEDVYLSLTGESFEARGRSDAGSVAEADSDADSDAHVAEAGGRR; this is encoded by the coding sequence ATGGACAAGGTACTCGTCGCCGAGAGCGTCCGCAAGTCCTACGGCGACGTAGACGCGCTTTCGGGCGTCTCGCTCTCCGTCGCCGAGGGAGAGGTGTTCGGACTCATCGGCCCGAACGGCGCGGGGAAGACGACGCTGGTCCGGGCGTTGACCGGAACGACCGACGTCGAGGGGACGGTCAGCATCCTGGGGTCGCCGCCGGAGTCGGCGGACGAATCGCGCGTCGGCCTCCTCCCGCAGTCGTTCTCGCCCGCCAGTCGCCTCACGGCCCGCGAACTCGTCTCCTACTACGCGGGCCTCTACGACGAGGCGCGCGACCCGGAGGCCGTCTTGGCGGACGTCGGAATCAAGGGCGACGACGCCGATGCGTGGTACGAGAACCTCTCGGGCGGCCAGAAGCGTCGGACCTGCGTCGCGGCGGCCCTCGTCAACGACCCCGACGTCCTCTTTTTGGACGAACCGACGACGGGCATCGACCCCGCGGGGCGACGCTCCCTCTGGGAACTCCTCGAATCGCTCGCCGACGGCGGGACGACGGTGTTTCTGACCAGTCACTCGATGGCGGAGGTCGAACGCCTCTCGGACCGCGTCGGCCTGCTCGCAGACGGCGAACTCGTCGCCGTCGGAACGCCAGCAGAACTCGTCGACGCCCACGGCGGCGACAGTAGACTCCTCGTCGAGACGGCCGCCGACCCGGACCCCGCCGCCCTCGCGGACAGTCGGTTCCGCGTCTCGACCCGCGGCGTCGGACTCGTCTTCGAGGGCCTGACGCCCCGCGACATCGGCGACGCCGTTCGCGCGTTGGACGACGCGGGCGTGTCGTTCGACTCGTTGACGTGGACGCAACCCGACCTCGAAGACGTCTACCTCTCGCTTACCGGCGAGTCGTTCGAGGCGCGCGGGCGGTCGGACGCCGGGTCGGTCGCGGAGGCCGACTCCGACGCGGACTCGGATGCTCACGTCGCCGAGGCGGGTGGTCGCCGATGA
- a CDS encoding ABC transporter permease → MTAVGRVRATFLASWHSFLRRRTAVFFTFFFPVIIVLIFGALVQTQPTGGGLFAEPPGYYVPGYLAVVVLFTPLSRIGSSIARHREGNRFEKLATTPLTRVEWLLAQTLVNVVVIGLAALALLVLTVLVTGLSLPLSAETLLVVPFVVLGVTLFCGLGAIIGRVADSQDGVIAASNTIALPLLFLSETFVTPSLLPAWFRPAVDLSPLTYFARGVRAVTYADASGGALSNLAVLAALAAVFFAAGAYAIPRTD, encoded by the coding sequence ATGACCGCCGTCGGGCGCGTCCGCGCCACGTTCCTCGCCTCGTGGCACTCCTTTCTCCGCCGCCGGACGGCGGTGTTTTTCACCTTCTTTTTCCCCGTCATCATCGTCCTCATCTTCGGGGCGTTGGTGCAGACGCAACCGACCGGCGGCGGCCTGTTCGCCGAACCGCCGGGCTACTACGTGCCGGGCTATCTCGCCGTCGTCGTCCTCTTTACCCCCCTCTCGCGTATCGGGTCGAGCATCGCCCGGCACCGCGAGGGGAATCGCTTCGAGAAACTGGCGACGACGCCCCTCACGCGCGTGGAGTGGTTGCTCGCACAGACGCTCGTGAACGTCGTCGTCATCGGACTCGCCGCGCTCGCGCTTCTGGTCCTCACGGTTCTCGTGACGGGCCTGTCGCTGCCGCTCTCCGCGGAGACGCTTCTGGTCGTCCCGTTCGTCGTCCTCGGCGTGACGCTGTTTTGCGGCCTCGGAGCGATTATCGGGCGCGTCGCCGACTCCCAAGACGGCGTCATCGCGGCGTCGAACACCATCGCGTTGCCGCTTTTGTTCCTCTCCGAGACGTTCGTCACGCCGTCTCTCCTGCCCGCGTGGTTCCGACCCGCGGTGGACCTCTCTCCGTTGACCTACTTCGCCCGCGGCGTCCGCGCGGTGACGTACGCCGACGCCTCGGGGGGCGCGCTGTCGAATCTTGCGGTGCTCGCGGCTCTCGCGGCCGTCTTCTTCGCCGCGGGCGCGTACGCGATTCCGCGGACGGACTGA
- a CDS encoding bifunctional 4-hydroxy-2-oxoglutarate aldolase/2-dehydro-3-deoxy-phosphogluconate aldolase yields MVALDVHEDMDRLAESGVVAVMRGADADTVIEVAQALNEGGVTAYEITADNPDAMELIRELSGSFTDDEAIVGAGTVLDGETAGQAIRAGAEFVVSPSFHEDVVETSNRHGTLVAPGIFTPTEAIRAFETGADFVKLFPASTAGPKHLSSIQGPLPQIPIMPTGGIDIDNAPAFIEAGAVVVGAGSAIMDADAIEAGDYESITETAREFTDAIEAARS; encoded by the coding sequence ATGGTCGCACTCGACGTACACGAGGATATGGACCGACTCGCCGAGAGCGGCGTCGTCGCGGTGATGCGCGGGGCCGACGCCGACACCGTCATCGAAGTCGCACAGGCCCTCAACGAGGGCGGCGTCACGGCGTACGAGATAACCGCCGACAACCCCGACGCGATGGAACTCATCCGCGAGTTGTCCGGATCGTTCACGGACGACGAGGCCATCGTCGGGGCCGGAACCGTCCTCGACGGGGAGACGGCCGGACAGGCAATTAGAGCGGGCGCGGAGTTCGTCGTCAGCCCGAGTTTCCACGAGGACGTCGTCGAGACGAGCAACCGCCACGGAACCCTCGTCGCGCCGGGTATCTTCACACCGACGGAGGCGATACGCGCCTTCGAGACCGGTGCGGACTTCGTCAAACTGTTCCCGGCCTCGACGGCGGGTCCGAAGCATCTCTCCAGCATCCAAGGACCGCTTCCGCAGATTCCCATCATGCCGACGGGCGGCATCGACATCGACAACGCTCCGGCGTTCATCGAGGCGGGCGCAGTCGTCGTCGGCGCGGGAAGCGCCATCATGGACGCGGACGCCATCGAGGCGGGCGACTACGAGTCCATCACGGAGACGGCCCGCGAGTTCACCGACGCGATAGAGGCCGCCCGCAGTTAG
- a CDS encoding carbonic anhydrase: MSSTGLDRLLEGNERHVRDTPPDRFSGLREAQYPDIVTVSCSDSRVPAEGAWDVAAAGELFTSVNVGNQAWTDVDDELVANDAVGYAVESLGVDDVVVLGHTGCGAVTAAYDAVNGEGGDALPGVQQAISRLVPVVEDAREEGAYDEETAAGEAVNRLVEYAVRVQVRFLVESDDVPDDVTVSGFVYDFQRAYGDDDGAAYLVSVDGETDGDALRERVPDEYGDRVRSLL; encoded by the coding sequence ATGAGTTCGACCGGACTCGACCGTCTTCTCGAAGGCAACGAACGTCACGTACGAGACACCCCCCCGGACCGTTTCTCGGGACTCAGAGAGGCACAGTACCCCGACATCGTCACGGTGAGTTGCTCTGATTCGCGCGTCCCGGCCGAGGGCGCGTGGGACGTGGCGGCGGCGGGCGAACTGTTCACCTCGGTCAACGTCGGTAACCAAGCGTGGACCGACGTGGACGACGAACTCGTCGCGAACGACGCCGTCGGTTACGCCGTCGAATCGTTGGGCGTCGACGACGTCGTCGTCCTCGGACACACCGGGTGCGGAGCGGTCACGGCCGCCTACGACGCGGTTAACGGCGAGGGGGGCGACGCTCTTCCGGGCGTCCAGCAGGCGATTTCTCGGCTCGTGCCGGTCGTAGAGGACGCGCGAGAGGAGGGCGCGTACGACGAGGAGACGGCGGCCGGAGAGGCGGTCAACCGTCTCGTCGAATACGCCGTCCGCGTGCAGGTGCGGTTCCTCGTCGAGAGCGACGACGTCCCCGACGACGTGACCGTCTCGGGGTTCGTCTACGACTTCCAACGGGCGTACGGCGACGACGACGGCGCGGCGTACCTCGTCAGCGTCGACGGCGAGACGGACGGGGACGCGCTTCGAGAGCGAGTTCCGGACGAGTACGGCGACCGGGTCCGTTCGCTGCTCTAA
- a CDS encoding Lrp/AsnC family transcriptional regulator, producing the protein MAEEEIDDVDRAVLYALQEDARNMSSGDIAERTGTSDSTVRKRIQRLESDGVIKGYSASVDYQKSGYPLRMLLYCTASIPERGELIPEILNIDGVVSVQELVTGEQNLLVTAIVESDGDITPVAQELLDMGLTVADEVLVRSHETTPFGKFDPENRTEDGR; encoded by the coding sequence ATGGCCGAGGAAGAGATCGACGACGTGGACAGAGCGGTTCTGTACGCATTACAGGAAGATGCCCGAAACATGTCGTCCGGAGACATCGCAGAGCGAACCGGTACCTCGGACAGTACCGTCCGCAAGCGCATCCAGCGTCTCGAATCCGACGGCGTAATCAAAGGATACAGCGCCAGTGTCGATTATCAGAAATCGGGCTATCCGCTCCGCATGTTGCTCTACTGCACCGCTTCGATACCCGAACGCGGTGAGCTCATCCCCGAGATTCTGAACATCGACGGCGTCGTGTCGGTCCAAGAACTGGTCACCGGTGAACAGAACCTCCTCGTGACGGCTATCGTCGAGTCGGATGGCGATATCACGCCCGTGGCGCAGGAACTCCTCGACATGGGACTCACCGTCGCCGACGAAGTCCTCGTTCGGAGCCACGAGACGACGCCCTTCGGCAAGTTCGACCCCGAGAACCGTACAGAGGACGGTCGCTAA